The nucleotide sequence AAGTAGATTCTTCCAGCTATTTATAAAATTCTTTATCTGAAATTTAAGGCGTGACCATTTTAAAATGATAACGAGTATTGTCCATGCCAATACCCGAATAAACCAGCCCTTATCCAGCAGGTAGATGGTCCTAAAACCTAAAAGAATATAAAGAAAGTGAAATGCCTGGTTAACTTCGAGATTTCTTGATATAAAGACCGCTAAAAAGTTAAATATAAGGACCAATACGAAAAACTTGAATGAGTAAAACCCAAGAGCGTAACAGTAGAGAAAAATGGTTACATAAAAAGCTGTATCCACCCATCCATCCCATTTCCCCAAATACCCCATTCTTTTGCTTTTGCGGGCAAAAAATCCATCGAATACATCGGTAAACCAGGCAACGAAAACCATTATCATGAATGTATCAAGAGATGCCTGTTCATTCGGAATAAGGGACAACATAAAGAGTACAACGATACCCCTTAAAAGAGTTAAAAAATCTGCAATTTTATAACCAAACTCGTAGAGAAACCTCATCAGAAAGATTTTAAAACTCATGAGCAGAACTATCAAACGTTTTATTTTCCGCAGAGGTGCTTTAAAATTAAGAACCATGGCAGATGAGTCTAAAATCGA is from bacterium and encodes:
- a CDS encoding CDP-alcohol phosphatidyltransferase family protein, which produces MRFLYEFGYKIADFLTLLRGIVVLFMLSLIPNEQASLDTFMIMVFVAWFTDVFDGFFARKSKRMGYLGKWDGWVDTAFYVTIFLYCYALGFYSFKFFVLVLIFNFLAVFISRNLEVNQAFHFLYILLGFRTIYLLDKGWFIRVLAWTILVIILKWSRLKFQIKNFINSWKNLLFGKKGSSH